The following coding sequences are from one Coffea arabica cultivar ET-39 chromosome 11e, Coffea Arabica ET-39 HiFi, whole genome shotgun sequence window:
- the LOC113718130 gene encoding protein FAR1-RELATED SEQUENCE 5-like produces the protein MATKSSIKYLRSHRKVIDANYAQASTMRMTGMKTCQIMNFFAMQCEGYRNIGFVLKDLYNRVELEEKKETTNEDAEGAIGYFIGRTTIEPTFYFEYEVDIEGRLENIFWMDSVGQMDYKAFGDVLVFDSTYNTNKYHKPLVVLAGVKNDFGTIIFGSALLSEKTTEAYDWILGTLVKANGGKKPISVITDGDKSMRQAIEHVLPNARHGLCTFHLKRNAETGTNKCSMFTSMFAKFMKKAIPMEEFEEGWHAVVASCGLDGNDWVKKMYAKRSLWAETLLRECFFVGMRSTSWCEQMNAFLKRYIKPNMRMYQFVKIHALALDFLREKESKAHHEIEDTFLMLSTELLALEQHAAEAYTRNIFVNVRKHLGRQGLYDCFKREDTGSECLFYLAKYRDSRTWVVEMDKETRQMKCSCKKFEWKGLPCAHMFRVMVVKNLQKFPQACIMKRWTMNAKEDIDVGGSLGT, from the coding sequence ATGGCAACAAAATCATCTATCAAATACCTAAGATCTCACCGAAAGGTCATAGATGCTAATTATGCccaagcaagtacaatgagaatGACTGGTATGAAAACATGCCAAATTATGAATTTTTTTGCAATGCAATGTGAAGGGTATAGGAATATAGGGTTTGTTCTAAAGGACCTGTACAATCGCGTTGAGTTAGaggagaaaaaggaaacaactaATGAGGATGCAGAAGGAGCTATTGGTTACTTCATAGGTCGAACAACAATAGAACCAACGTTTTATTTTGAGTATGAGGTGGATATAGAAGGAAGGCTAGAGAACATTTTCTGGATGGATTCAGTGGGTCAAATGGATTACAAAGCATTTGGAGACGTGCTTGTTTTTGACTCAACATATAACACAAATAAGTATCACAAACCATTGGTTGTTCTTGCCGGGGTGAAAAACGACTTTGGCACTATTATTTTTGGATCAGCATTGCTATCAGAAAAGACCACGGAAGCATATGATTGGATTTTAGGCACCCTCGTTAAGGCTAATGGAGGTAAGAAACCAATTTCAGTCATCACAGACGGCGACAAGTCAATGCGTCAAGCAATTGAGCATGTATTGCCGAATGCAAGACACGGCCTATGCACCTTTCATCTAAAAAGAAATGCGGAGACTGGAACAAATAAATGTAGCATGTTTACTTCAATGTTTGCTAAATTTATGAAGAAAGCAATACCTATGGAGGAGTTCGAGGAAGGATGGCATGCAGTTGTCGCAAGTTGTGGACTAGATGGGAATGACTGGGTTAAGAAGATGTATGCAAAGAGATCATTATGGGCCGAGACATTGCTTAGAGAATGTTTTTTTGTTGGAATGAGAAGTACATCGTGGTGTGAGCAAATGAATGCCTTCTTGAAGAGGTATATCAAACCTAATATGAGAATGTACCAATTTGTTAAAATTCATGCATTGGCCTTAGACTTTTTGAGGGAGAAGGAGTCAAAAGCACATCATGAGATAGAAGATACATTTCTAATGCTTTCTACCGAATTGCTTGCATTGGAACAACATGCAGCTGAAGCTTATACCAGGAATATTTTTGTCAATGTTAGAAAGCATTTGGGAAGGCAAGGACTGTATGATTGCTTCAAGAGAGAAGATACAGGATCCGAATGTTTATTTTATCTTGCCAAATATCGGGACTCGAGGACTTGGGTTGTGGAGATGGACAAGGAAACTCGTCAAATGAAGTGTTCATGCAAGAAGTTTGAGTGGAAAGGATTACCATGTGCTCACATGTTCCGGGTTATGGTAgtgaaaaatttgcaaaaatttcCACAGGCTTGCATAATGAAAAGGTGGACCATGAATGCTAAAGAAGACATAGATGTTGGGGGAAGCCTTGGAACATAG
- the LOC113718996 gene encoding putative polyol transporter 1 — protein sequence MADPQSRAVTRGVESSNPDFGPPPKATKNKYALACALLACMSSILLGYDTGVMSGGMIYIQRDLKISDVQKEVLVGTINVYSLLGSAIAGRTCDWVGRRYTIAMAGVIFFVGAFLMAFATNYAFLMVGRFVAGIGVGYAMMIAPVYSAEISPRSIRGFITSFTEVFINFGVLLGYVSNYFFAKLATNLGWRFMMGVGAIPSVMLFVGALVMPESPRWLVLQGKVGMARRILEKTSESLQEAQERLADIKEAAGIPEDNHDEVVEVPKDRTGGKGAWREMFIHPTRAVLHITIAGIGLCFFQQASGIDSVVMYSPTIFGNAGIKSDSGKLLATISVGVTKTIFILVSTFYLDKFGRRILLLTSTAGLVCSLVGLGIGLTVIDQHPNEKLTGAIAFSFFCVLASVATFSMGLGPVAWVYSSEIFPLRLRALGSGLAASMNRLISGVILMTFISLYKAITIGGAFFLFGGIAFVAFVFFFTLLPETRGRGLEEMEELFGTFCKWRSTVRELEEKKKLESEKKEKNDLA from the coding sequence ATGGCAGACCCGCAAAGTCGAGCTGTTACTAGGGGAGTTGAGTCATCTAATCCAGATTTTGGTCCTCCTCCAAAGGCCACAAAAAACAAGTATGCCTTAGCTTGTGCGCTTTTAGCTTGCATGTCATCAATCCTACTTGGTTATGATACGGGAGTGATGAGCGGAGGAATGATCTACATACAGAGGGATCTTAAAATCTCCGATGTCCAAAAAGAAGTCTTGGTGGGAACCATCAACGTCTACTCTCTTCTGGGTTCTGCCATTGCTGGTCGGACGTGCGACTGGGTAGGCCGACGATACACCATAGCCATGGCCGGAGTAATCTTCTTCGTCGGGGCCTTTTTGATGGCATTTGCCACCAACTATGCCTTCCTTATGGTCGGCCGGTTTGTCGCCGGAATCGGAGTTGGGTATGCTATGATGATAGCCCCCGTATATTCTGCCGAGATCTCTCCAAGATCAATTCGGGGATTCATCACTTCTTTCACGGAAGTGTTCATCAATTTTGGCGTGCTGCTGGGATACGTGTCCAACTATTTCTTCGCCAAGCTTGCCACCAACTTGGGGTGGAGATTCATGATGGGAGTTGGCGCAATTCCGTCGGTAATGCTGTTCGTGGGGGCCTTGGTCATGCCGGAGTCGCCACGTTGGCTGGTGTTGCAAGGCAAAGTAGGGATGGCCAGAAGAATTTTGGAGAAAACCTCGGAATCTCTACAAGAAGCCCAGGAGAGATTAGCCGACATTAAGGAGGCTGCCGGCATCCCCGAGGACAACCACGACGAGGTGGTAGAGGTTCCCAAGGACAGAACCGGTGGTAAAGGTGCATGGAGGGAAATGTTCATCCATCCCACGCGGGCGGTCCTGCACATCACGATCGCAGGCATCGGTTTATGCTTCTTCCAGCAAGCTAGCGGCATTGACTCGGTGGTGATGTACAGCCCCACAATCTTTGGGAACGCCGGTATAAAGAGCGACAGCGGTAAGCTACTGGCCACCATATCTGTTGGGGTCACCAAGACCATCTTCATCTTAGTGTCTACATTCTATCTAGACAAGTTCGGACGGCGGATACTGCTCTTAACAAGCACCGCTGGTTTGGTATGCTCCCTGGTGGGACTGGGCATTGGATTGACGGTGATCGATCAGCATCCGAACGAGAAGCTAACCGGGGCCAtagctttttcctttttctgcgTGTTGGCGAGCGTAGCAACCTTTTCAATGGGGTTAGGTCCGGTTGCTTGGGTCTACAGCTCGGAGATTTTCCCCCTGAGGTTAAGGGCTCTGGGAAGCGGCTTGGCGGCGTCCATGAACAGGCTGATCAGCGGGGTCATTCTAATGACCTTCATTTCATTGTACAAGGCCATCACCATAGGCGGGGCCTTCTTTTTGTTCGGGGGAATTGCATTTGTCGCCTTCGTTTTCTTCTTCACATTGCTGCCGGAGACGCGGGGCAGAGGCCTCGAGGAGATGGAGGAATTGTTCGGCACCTTTTGCAAGTGGAGGTCCACAGTCAGAGAGttggaggaaaagaagaaattggaaagtgaaaagaaggagaagaacGATCTGGCTTAG